In Rhodopirellula islandica, the following proteins share a genomic window:
- the fliJ gene encoding flagellar export protein FliJ: MPPFRFRFDSLVDLRSRERDEAGAEVGKALEAIQRINEQVQDIDSQRELIRTAQTHTLHQANVSVDQMLHQGRYDIQLHADQISLQQTLAQLNQELEKRRQKLVTAEAEVKRLERLRETQLAEHRSLEAKQEQAEADDLTSARVLLRRRAMAAQSKETRR, translated from the coding sequence ATGCCTCCGTTTCGATTCCGATTCGATTCCCTGGTGGACTTGCGTTCTCGCGAACGAGATGAAGCGGGCGCGGAGGTGGGCAAGGCTCTGGAAGCCATTCAGCGAATCAACGAGCAAGTGCAAGACATCGATTCGCAACGCGAATTGATCCGCACGGCGCAGACCCACACGTTGCATCAAGCCAACGTTTCGGTGGACCAGATGCTGCACCAAGGTCGCTACGACATCCAACTGCACGCCGACCAAATCTCGCTTCAACAAACGCTGGCTCAGCTCAACCAAGAGCTTGAAAAGCGTCGCCAAAAGCTTGTGACCGCAGAAGCCGAAGTGAAACGCCTCGAACGATTGCGTGAAACTCAACTGGCCGAACATCGTTCGCTCGAAGCCAAACAAGAACAAGCCGAAGCCGATGATCTGACATCCGCCCGTGTCCTGCTACGACGTCGCGCGATGGCTGCTCAATCCAAGGAGACTCGACGATGA
- a CDS encoding flagellar hook-length control protein FliK, translating into MTTTKPVQSRTETTVSTPTTNKRAENAFAALGSSASARTAGLIEPASGLGDPFAEVFARIATTETVVASEPASAPEDSLSTETEDRDESSEEEVEARDDTTPAAAATTATNLVDETVEVDSAQDAVATSNEENESSESPDEVAWTQSAEETDSLQEEEASSADEALLLSDAESKLEESDSNAIVTEEVAVLLSSESQQRSSDDTANASAEEEVLTTNPVTSTEEAATDESGTENDNAETRGESQSDDPTSHDPRRTERRRYSREGNADSQDQASQPASGSNSGEGKIAIDSSLAAAGDETEISETQLNQLVEQAAAKSPASVAAVAPIQATAAAAAAKTAASGTTAVGSTSAAVSTPSGSSDPTDPLHSATPSAEKAESKAKAGLQASGVDQTSAVARAKLVQRVSRGFQTLGTNGGHIRMRLSPVELGSVQLEVHIQENNLRGRMVTESEAASQLLREHLPQLRSQLESQGMRLESIEITTEPNGASEFDQTQNSFGDRDHADRDAGSQHERSRNRGNVNGSRPIDAKPDGPTLPAATAASWMTPATGVDLQV; encoded by the coding sequence ATGACAACTACAAAACCAGTCCAATCAAGGACCGAGACCACTGTCTCGACACCGACGACCAACAAACGCGCCGAGAATGCGTTCGCCGCACTGGGCAGTTCTGCATCCGCACGAACAGCCGGATTGATCGAGCCGGCGTCAGGATTGGGCGATCCGTTCGCCGAAGTCTTCGCTCGAATCGCGACCACCGAAACCGTGGTTGCCTCCGAACCAGCCTCGGCACCGGAAGACTCGCTGTCAACCGAAACCGAAGACCGCGACGAATCCAGCGAAGAAGAGGTCGAAGCGCGAGACGACACCACCCCCGCCGCCGCGGCGACAACGGCAACCAACTTGGTCGACGAGACGGTCGAAGTTGACTCGGCGCAAGATGCGGTCGCAACTTCCAACGAAGAGAATGAGTCGTCGGAGAGCCCCGACGAGGTGGCTTGGACCCAATCGGCCGAGGAGACCGACTCACTTCAAGAGGAAGAAGCCAGCTCGGCGGATGAGGCCTTGCTCCTTTCCGACGCGGAATCGAAACTCGAAGAAAGCGATTCCAATGCGATCGTGACCGAAGAGGTTGCCGTTCTGCTCAGCAGCGAATCGCAACAGCGTTCGAGCGATGACACCGCGAACGCTTCGGCGGAAGAAGAGGTTCTGACCACGAATCCGGTCACCTCCACCGAAGAAGCCGCCACGGATGAGTCCGGCACAGAGAATGACAACGCTGAAACGCGTGGTGAATCACAATCCGACGATCCAACCTCGCACGATCCCCGACGAACCGAACGTCGCCGCTATTCACGCGAAGGGAATGCTGACTCGCAAGACCAGGCGTCTCAACCCGCCAGCGGAAGCAATTCGGGGGAGGGCAAAATCGCAATCGATTCGTCCCTGGCAGCGGCCGGCGACGAAACCGAAATCAGCGAGACGCAGTTGAATCAGTTGGTCGAACAAGCCGCGGCCAAATCTCCCGCCTCGGTGGCGGCTGTGGCACCCATCCAAGCCACCGCCGCGGCCGCCGCTGCCAAAACCGCGGCCAGCGGAACGACCGCCGTGGGATCCACGAGTGCCGCGGTGTCCACCCCATCGGGCAGCAGCGATCCGACCGATCCCCTCCATTCTGCCACGCCTTCGGCGGAAAAGGCGGAAAGCAAAGCCAAGGCTGGTCTGCAAGCCTCTGGGGTCGACCAGACCTCCGCGGTGGCTCGTGCCAAACTGGTCCAACGGGTCAGCCGAGGTTTTCAAACGCTCGGCACCAACGGCGGACACATTCGCATGCGGCTCTCGCCGGTCGAATTGGGGTCGGTCCAATTGGAAGTTCATATCCAAGAGAACAACCTTCGCGGCCGGATGGTGACGGAATCGGAAGCCGCCAGCCAACTGCTGCGAGAACATCTGCCCCAGTTGCGGTCGCAACTCGAGTCGCAAGGCATGCGGTTGGAATCCATTGAGATCACCACCGAACCCAACGGCGCCTCGGAGTTCGATCAAACTCAAAACTCGTTTGGTGATCGAGACCATGCCGATCGCGACGCGGGATCCCAGCACGAACGCTCTCGCAACCGCGGCAACGTCAACGGCTCCCGCCCCATCGATGCCAAACCGGACGGTCCCACCCTCCCAGC